The Winogradskyella schleiferi genome contains the following window.
ATGACGCCTTGTAACAAAAACCCAAAATTGTTGTAATACCATTGTTGGCGTACACCAGTAAATGGTTCGTGGTATTTTATCTTGGCGACCAAACTATCCTTGTCATGACTCGGGAAAAAATACCATGAGCCATCATGTCTTGGCAAACCTGTGCTGTGCCTCATCAGATCTTTAATGGTGATTTGGTTATTCATATCATTATTAAAAAACTCGAGTTCCTTAATGTGTTTTCTGGGACTATCATCAAACGATAATTCATCATTCTCGCGATGCAATCCTAAAAGTGCAGACGTAAAGGCTTTGGTAGTAGAGCCAATGGCAAAAAGGGTGTTGGCATCAGCAGGAACTTTGTTTTCATAATCCGCATAACCAAAACCTTTGGCATAGATAATTTTATCGCCTTCGACGATAGCTACGGCAAAACCTGGTGCTTTTGTGCTTTCTAAAACGGAATTGAATTGCTTTTCAATACCTTTTAATCGTTTGTCGGTTTGCGAAAAGGCTAAGGTTGATAGCAAGGTTAACGCAATAATAAATTTAATGTGCTTCATTTTGGTTGGCTTTTATTGGTTGAAAAAATTGTATTGTCAAAGATTAGTAGAGAAACGGCTTACTAAGTTACTGTTTTTTGCGGAATTTTTTTTGCCACGAATACTCGAATTTTATGTTGTTAGGTTAAATAGCTATATATGGAATGAGAATTTATTTTTTTAACAGACTTTCAGTCTGTTTCATTTGTGATATGGATAGTCCAGTTTTACTCCAGTATTTATGAGAACAAGTAAATTAGTGTATTCGTAGCGAAATTGATAGTGGTTAAAGCGAAATGCATTAACATAAATATTCCAACAAGGAAATTGAAACCAATTAATTACCACGAATTCGTTTCCCATTGGAAACTTGAAATTTAAAACACTATTGTTTTGTACATGTACTTAGAGAAATTTCAATAAATTACAATTCGTCATTAAAAACATACATTTCGGTAATTTCAATTTTACAAAGCCGCATTTGTATTCGATATTTGTATCAAACAAAACCATAGACCATGAATTTACACGTAAAAATTACACTAATTTGTTTGATTAGCTTATTTAGTTTTCAAACACAAGCTCAAGATACATTTACAATGACCGTAAACGTTGAAGAAGCCGATAACAACAACGGTCACATATTTATAGCACTTTATGATTCCGAATCAGGATTTTTAAGCAAACCCTTTAAAGCTTCAAAAAGCAGTATAAGAAATAAGGCTTGTGCCATTACTTTTGAAGATCTCCCTTCAGGAACTTATGCAGTTTCGATTTTTCATGATGAAAATGACAATGGTAAATTTGATACTGCCATGTTTGGAATTCCGAAAGAAGATTACGGTTGTTCTAATGGAGCCACAGGTTTTATGGGACCACCAGATTGGAAGGACGCTAAATTCGAATTAAAAGGAAACAAATCAATAACGATAACACTTTAATTAAAAACCATCACTATAATGAGACATCTAATCATCATCGCTGTTCTGTTACTTTCAGGAATGACACAAGCACAAACGAATTTTGAAAAAGGAATGACCAAAGCCTTTGAACTTTGGCAAAATGGTAAAACCGACGAAGCCGAAAACATGTTTGAGCGCATTGCTAAAGCCGAACCAAAAGAATGGTTGCCTAATTACTACATCGCGCAGATTAACAGCTTAAAGAGCTGGACAGAAAAAGACGAAACGATTTTGAAAGCACAACTAGATAAAGCACAAGAGCATTTGGATGCTGCCATGCTTATCAGTGAAAATAATGCTGAATTACTTGTTATGCAAGCACAAGTCTTAACGAATTGGGTGGCTTTTGATGGCATGACCTACGGCATGAAATATGGTGCAAAAGTAGCTGAGCTGTATGAAAAAGCTACAGCATTGGATCCAACAAATCCGAGAGCAGCTTTAGGTAAAGCAGAATGGGCTATGGGAAGCGCCAAATATTTTGGGCAGGATAAAGCACCATTTTGTAAGGACATAGAAGCATCCATTGAACTTTTTGATACCTTTAAGCCAGAGAGTGCGTTACATCCAAATTGGGGAAAGGAACGCGCAGAACAGGTTGCTAAAGAATGTAAATCTTAAACAATATTGAAGTTCAAAAGAAATGAATTAGCCAATGAGGCTTTAGTTTTCGCTAACTATCGGAACAAAAAGCAATAACTATAAACCATGAAAAAGTCATTAAAGAGAATCTTTCTAACCTTCGGTATTGGAACCGCTGTATTTTTGGTAGGACATCTGTTTTTCGAAGGTTTTGAATTCAAATCAGTAAATGACTTTTTGATTGACTTTGGATTTTATCAACTCTATGCCTTTGTTTTAGGTTACAGTAATATGGCGTTTTTCGATTATATGGAAAAGCAAAATTGGAAAACTGGAGATACTATAAAACGTGTGATCATCGGAATCATAGGAGCTACAACAATTACGTTAATTGGACTTTTCCTTTTAAGGGTTTTCACGGCTGTTGTTATTTATGATATAGAATTTGAAAGGTTTATTGCTGGAGAATCTTGGAGAGGTTATTCTTTTGGGTTATGGATTACACTAAGTATTATAACTGTTTTTCATATCATATATTTCTACAATCGTTATCAAAAGAATAAAATAAAAGAACAGAAGGTTATTGCTGGTACGGCAAGTGCCAAATTTGATGCCCTAAAAAACCAATTGGATCCGCATTTTTTGTTTAACAGTCTAAATGTACTGACCAGCTTAATTGAGGAAAATCCTGAAAATGCACAGAAGTTCACAACCTCTCTATCTAAGGTTTATCGTTATGTTTTAGAACAGAAAAGTAAGGAATTGGTAACGGTTGACGAAGAGTTGAATTTCGCCAGAACCTACATGTTGCTCTTGAAAATGAGATTTGAGGATAGTATTATTTTCGAAATTCCGGATAATGCCTCAAACCCTGAGAGTAAGGTGGTACCACTATCCTTGCAATTGCTATTAGAAAATGCCGTAAAGCACAATATGGTCACATCGAGCAAACCATTGCATGTTAAAATATATGAGGATGGCGATTACTTAGTTGTAATGAACAATCTTCAGCCCAAGCAAATCGTAAAGAAGAGTAGTGGCGTTGGATTGGAAAATATAAAACAGCGTTATCAACTGCTTTCAAATAGAAAAGTACACATCAATCAACGAGAAAAGGATTTTGCGGTTGCGATTCCTATGCTCACAAAACAAGTATCAATCATGAGAACCACACAAAAATCTCAAGCACGGCTCAATGACGATTATGTAAGAGCTCGTAAGCGCGTAGAAGAGTTAAAAGGCTTTTACTATAGTTTAATTTCTTACTGTTTAGTAATACCGTTTCTAATTTTTATATGGTATCAATTTTCTAGCTTTACCATACAATGGTTTTGGTTTCCCATGATAGGTTGGGGACTAAGTCTGGTTTTTCAGGCTTACCGGGTTTTTGTGGATGATGGTGCTTTAGGTGCTGGTTGGGAAAAACGAAAAATTGAAGAATACATGAAGAAAGAAGATCAAAAAGAGCGATGGAATTAATCCCTTCCTAGCCTTCCCTTAGAGAAGGAACTCATACTCAAATTGAATGCCGATGAGTTAATTGATTTGATTTAAAACAGATGAATATGAAAACACAGGATTCTAATTTAAAATTTATAAAAGCACGACATAAGGTTGAAAAGTTAAAGGCCTTTTATATTCACTTAACGGTTTATATGGTTATAAACATTGTGATTACAGCCGTTAAGATAATGAATAACATCAATAACGGAGAAACGTTTAATGAGGCATTTTTTGATTTTGCCACTGTAATCACATGGATGATTTGGGGAATTGCAATTGCCTTACATGCATTTTCAGTATTTGGACTTCCAATGATTTTAGGAGAAGACTGGGAAGAGCGAAAAATTGAAAAGTTCATGGAAGATGAATTACAAAACAATTAAAAAAATAGTCTAATGGAAAAATATAGTATAGAACCTTACGATCAGCATAAAGACTCAAAGGATTATAGAAAAGAAGAGGCGTATTTAAGAGCTAAGAAAAAGGTAGATGCTATTGTTGGATTTTACTGGCATTTAGCGGTTTATGTCGTTGTGAATTTGTTCTTAGTCATACTTATAGGTGTCAATGCCGGTTTTACAGGTTTTGGGCCATATGCCACAGCCATTTTTTGGGGCATAGGATTGATATTTCATTTTTTAGGAGTTTTTGGACCAAATTTTCTTTTTGGAAAGGATTGGGAAAACAAGAAAATAAACGAATACATGAAGAAAGAAAAGGAACACTGGGAGTGATTTTAGTTTTCAGTCTCAGCCTGCCCTTACCGAAAAGTGATGTTCGGGCGGGTCTCAGTCTCAGTAAGAATTATAAAGTGTAAAGTAATAAGTAAAAAGTAAAAAGTGTTCCGTGTAAAGTTTAAAGTGAATTTACTTACTTTTAAATATAAACCATATACCACAAACTCTTATATTTAGATACTTAACTTCTAATTGAAGGCATTCCACCAGAAAATATTGCAGCTATTGGTAGTGCTCTTAAAGTTTAAGCAACAGTATTCTCGTAAGATCAAATAATTATAAAAATGACTGATGACGAAAGACAGTGTTTGGAAAATGCAAAAAAGAAAGTAAGACGGCTTAGGCTTTTCTATATTCATTTAGCAGCATATTTTGTTTTTGTAGCACTTCTATTGTATAATTTATATATTGTTTCCGGACCATATAAGGATAATATTATAAGTCTTAACCTGAGTATTATTGGTGTTTGGACGGTAATTATAATTGTGCACGGATTCAAGATTTTTAATGAAAAGCGAATGTTCAAAAAAAGTTGGGAGGATAAAAAAGTAGAGAAATTTTTGAAAGAGAAAGATGAGAAGACCACCTTTTGGGAATAAATTAATAATCAGAAAAAAGTAATCATAGAATGAACGTTATTATAATAGAAGACGAAAAACCATCCGCAAGACGACTGCAGCGCATGTTAAAGGCTATTGATATAAATGCTGAAACTATGTTGCACTCGGTTGAAGAATCGATAGAATGGTTTCAAAACAACGAACATCCAGATTTGATTTTTTTGGATATTCAGTTAAGTGATGGATTGTCTTTTGAAATCTTTGAAGCGATTGATATTAAATCAGCTGTGATTTTCACAACCGCTTATGATGAATATGCGCTGCAGGCCTTCAAACTGAATAGCATTGATTATTTATTAAAACCGATTGATGATGATGACCTAAAAACCGCCGTTGAAAAATATAATGGACGAACTCCACAAAAACAATCCGTAACCTTAGATTTTAATGACATAAAAAACTTGTTGGTAAACCCAATTGAACGAGAGTATAAAAAACGTTTTTCGGTAAAAGTCGGACAGCATTTAAAATTGATTAATATTGAAGATATTGAATGCATCTACAGTGAGAATAAAGGTACCTATGCCTTTACCAAGGATGGACGGAATTATCTATTGGATGCAACCTTAGATCAATTAGAGCATGAATTAGAGCCAGACGTATTCTTCCGGATTAGTAGAAAATTCTATGTAAATATCAATGCCATTAAGGATATCGTAAGTTACACCAACTCCAGACTCGAGATAAAATTGAACCGTTTCAATGAGCAACAAATTATTGTGGCAAGAGAGCGTGTAAAGGATTTTAAGAACTGGTTAGAATAAATATCGGATAGATTAAAATATTTAATTACCCGATAAAAATTGCATCTTTGTGGTATGTGGAATGTAGAGATAACATATAGAAAATATTTAGAGCAAACATTTTTACGGTTATTGGAAAAGGTCAAGATTTTAAATACAGCAAGACCGTTGCCCAATATTGTTTTGCAAA
Protein-coding sequences here:
- a CDS encoding DUF2141 domain-containing protein gives rise to the protein MNLHVKITLICLISLFSFQTQAQDTFTMTVNVEEADNNNGHIFIALYDSESGFLSKPFKASKSSIRNKACAITFEDLPSGTYAVSIFHDENDNGKFDTAMFGIPKEDYGCSNGATGFMGPPDWKDAKFELKGNKSITITL
- a CDS encoding tetratricopeptide repeat protein is translated as MRHLIIIAVLLLSGMTQAQTNFEKGMTKAFELWQNGKTDEAENMFERIAKAEPKEWLPNYYIAQINSLKSWTEKDETILKAQLDKAQEHLDAAMLISENNAELLVMQAQVLTNWVAFDGMTYGMKYGAKVAELYEKATALDPTNPRAALGKAEWAMGSAKYFGQDKAPFCKDIEASIELFDTFKPESALHPNWGKERAEQVAKECKS
- a CDS encoding histidine kinase → MKKSLKRIFLTFGIGTAVFLVGHLFFEGFEFKSVNDFLIDFGFYQLYAFVLGYSNMAFFDYMEKQNWKTGDTIKRVIIGIIGATTITLIGLFLLRVFTAVVIYDIEFERFIAGESWRGYSFGLWITLSIITVFHIIYFYNRYQKNKIKEQKVIAGTASAKFDALKNQLDPHFLFNSLNVLTSLIEENPENAQKFTTSLSKVYRYVLEQKSKELVTVDEELNFARTYMLLLKMRFEDSIIFEIPDNASNPESKVVPLSLQLLLENAVKHNMVTSSKPLHVKIYEDGDYLVVMNNLQPKQIVKKSSGVGLENIKQRYQLLSNRKVHINQREKDFAVAIPMLTKQVSIMRTTQKSQARLNDDYVRARKRVEELKGFYYSLISYCLVIPFLIFIWYQFSSFTIQWFWFPMIGWGLSLVFQAYRVFVDDGALGAGWEKRKIEEYMKKEDQKERWN
- a CDS encoding 2TM domain-containing protein, with translation MKTQDSNLKFIKARHKVEKLKAFYIHLTVYMVINIVITAVKIMNNINNGETFNEAFFDFATVITWMIWGIAIALHAFSVFGLPMILGEDWEERKIEKFMEDELQNN
- a CDS encoding 2TM domain-containing protein, encoding MEKYSIEPYDQHKDSKDYRKEEAYLRAKKKVDAIVGFYWHLAVYVVVNLFLVILIGVNAGFTGFGPYATAIFWGIGLIFHFLGVFGPNFLFGKDWENKKINEYMKKEKEHWE
- a CDS encoding 2TM domain-containing protein; the protein is MTDDERQCLENAKKKVRRLRLFYIHLAAYFVFVALLLYNLYIVSGPYKDNIISLNLSIIGVWTVIIIVHGFKIFNEKRMFKKSWEDKKVEKFLKEKDEKTTFWE
- a CDS encoding LytR/AlgR family response regulator transcription factor — translated: MNVIIIEDEKPSARRLQRMLKAIDINAETMLHSVEESIEWFQNNEHPDLIFLDIQLSDGLSFEIFEAIDIKSAVIFTTAYDEYALQAFKLNSIDYLLKPIDDDDLKTAVEKYNGRTPQKQSVTLDFNDIKNLLVNPIEREYKKRFSVKVGQHLKLINIEDIECIYSENKGTYAFTKDGRNYLLDATLDQLEHELEPDVFFRISRKFYVNINAIKDIVSYTNSRLEIKLNRFNEQQIIVARERVKDFKNWLE